The proteins below are encoded in one region of Homo sapiens chromosome 2, GRCh38.p14 Primary Assembly:
- the SLC5A7 gene encoding high affinity choline transporter 1 isoform b (isoform b is encoded by transcript variant 3) encodes MRSKGYVTMLDPFQQIYGKRMGGLLFIPALMGEMFWAAAIFSALGATISVIIDVDMHISVIISALIATLYTLVGGLYSVAYTDVVQLFCIFVGLWISVPFALSHPAVADIGFTAVHAKYQKPWLGTVDSSEVYSWLDSFLLLMLGGIPWQAYFQRVLSSSSATYAQVLSFLAAFGCLVMAIPAILIGAIGASTDWNQTAYGLPDPKTTEEADMILPIVLQYLCPVYISFFGLGAVSAAVMSSADSSILSASSMFARNIYQLSFRQNASDKEIVWVMRITVFVFGASATAMALLTKTVYGLWYLSSDLVYIVIFPQLLCVLFVKGTNTYGAVAGYVSGLFLRITGGEPYLYLQPLIFYPGYYPDDNGIYNQKFPFKTLAMVTSFLTNICISYLAKYLFESGTLPPKLDVFDAVVARHSEENMDKTILVKNENIKLDELALVKPRQSMTLSSTFTNKEAFLDVDSSPEGSGTEDNLQ; translated from the exons GAGCCACCATCAGCGTGATCATCGATGTGGATATGCACATTTCTGTCATCATCTCTGCACTCATTGCCACTCTGTACACACTGGTGGGAGGGCTCTATTCTGTGGCCTACACTGATGTCGTTCAgctcttttgcatttttgtagggCTG TGGATCAGCGTCCCCTTTGCATTGTCACATCCTGCAGTCGCAGACATCGGGTTCACTGCTGTGCATGCCAAATACCAAAAGCCGTGGCTGGGAACTGTTGACTCATCTGAAGTCTACTCTTGGCTTGATAGTTTTCTGTTGTTG ATGCTGGGTGGAATCCCATGGCAAGCATACTTTCAGAGggttctctcttcttcctcagccacCTATGCTCAAGTGCTGTCCTTCCTGGCAGCTTTCGGGTGCCTGGTGATGGCCATCCCAGCCATACTCATTGGGGCCATTGGAGCATCAACAG ACTGGAACCAGACTGCATATGGGCTTCCAGATCCCAAGACTACAGAAGAGGCAGACATGATTTTACCAATTGTTCTGCAGTATCTCTGCCCtgtgtatatttctttctttggtcTTGGTGCAGTTTCTGCTGCTGTTATGTCATCAGCAGATTCTTCCATCTTGTCAGCAAGTTCCATGTTTGCACGGAACATCTACCAGCTTTCCTTCAGACAAAAT GCTTCGGACAAAGAAATCGTTTGGGTTATGCGAATCACAGTGTTTGTGTTTGGAGCATCTGCAACAGCCATGGCCTTGCTGACGAAAACTGTGTATGGGCTCTGGTACCTCAGTTCTGACCTTGTTTACATCGTTATCTTCCCCCAGCTGCTTTGTGTACTCTTTGTTAAGGGAACCAACACCTATGGGGCCGTGGCAGGTTATGTTTCTGGCCTCTTCCTGAGAATAACTGGAGGGGAGCCATATCTGTATCTTCAGCCCTTGATCTTCTACCCTGGCTATTACCCTGATGATAATGGTATATATAATcagaaatttccatttaaaacacTTGCCATGGTTACATCATTCTTAACCAACATTTGCATCTCCTATCTAGCCAAGTATCTATTTGAAAGTGGAACCTTGCCACCTAAATTAGATGTATTTGATGCTGTTGTTGCAAGACACAGTGAAGAAAACATGGATAAGACAATTCttgtcaaaaatgaaaatattaaattagatgAACTTGCACTTGTGAAGCCACGACAGAGCATGACCCTCAGCTCAACTTTCACCAATAAAGAGGCCTTCCTTGATGTTGATTCCAGTCCAGAAGGGTCTGGGACTGAAGATAATTTACAGTGA
- the SLC5A7 gene encoding high affinity choline transporter 1 isoform c (isoform c is encoded by transcript variant 4) has translation MLGGIPWQAYFQRVLSSSSATYAQVLSFLAAFGCLVMAIPAILIGAIGASTDWNQTAYGLPDPKTTEEADMILPIVLQYLCPVYISFFGLGAVSAAVMSSADSSILSASSMFARNIYQLSFRQNASDKEIVWVMRITVFVFGASATAMALLTKTVYGLWYLSSDLVYIVIFPQLLCVLFVKGTNTYGAVAGYVSGLFLRITGGEPYLYLQPLIFYPGYYPDDNGIYNQKFPFKTLAMVTSFLTNICISYLAKYLFESGTLPPKLDVFDAVVARHSEENMDKTILVKNENIKLDELALVKPRQSMTLSSTFTNKEAFLDVDSSPEGSGTEDNLQ, from the exons ATGCTGGGTGGAATCCCATGGCAAGCATACTTTCAGAGggttctctcttcttcctcagccacCTATGCTCAAGTGCTGTCCTTCCTGGCAGCTTTCGGGTGCCTGGTGATGGCCATCCCAGCCATACTCATTGGGGCCATTGGAGCATCAACAG ACTGGAACCAGACTGCATATGGGCTTCCAGATCCCAAGACTACAGAAGAGGCAGACATGATTTTACCAATTGTTCTGCAGTATCTCTGCCCtgtgtatatttctttctttggtcTTGGTGCAGTTTCTGCTGCTGTTATGTCATCAGCAGATTCTTCCATCTTGTCAGCAAGTTCCATGTTTGCACGGAACATCTACCAGCTTTCCTTCAGACAAAAT GCTTCGGACAAAGAAATCGTTTGGGTTATGCGAATCACAGTGTTTGTGTTTGGAGCATCTGCAACAGCCATGGCCTTGCTGACGAAAACTGTGTATGGGCTCTGGTACCTCAGTTCTGACCTTGTTTACATCGTTATCTTCCCCCAGCTGCTTTGTGTACTCTTTGTTAAGGGAACCAACACCTATGGGGCCGTGGCAGGTTATGTTTCTGGCCTCTTCCTGAGAATAACTGGAGGGGAGCCATATCTGTATCTTCAGCCCTTGATCTTCTACCCTGGCTATTACCCTGATGATAATGGTATATATAATcagaaatttccatttaaaacacTTGCCATGGTTACATCATTCTTAACCAACATTTGCATCTCCTATCTAGCCAAGTATCTATTTGAAAGTGGAACCTTGCCACCTAAATTAGATGTATTTGATGCTGTTGTTGCAAGACACAGTGAAGAAAACATGGATAAGACAATTCttgtcaaaaatgaaaatattaaattagatgAACTTGCACTTGTGAAGCCACGACAGAGCATGACCCTCAGCTCAACTTTCACCAATAAAGAGGCCTTCCTTGATGTTGATTCCAGTCCAGAAGGGTCTGGGACTGAAGATAATTTACAGTGA